The following coding sequences are from one Capsicum annuum cultivar UCD-10X-F1 chromosome 3, UCD10Xv1.1, whole genome shotgun sequence window:
- the LOC107866109 gene encoding F-box protein SKIP31 — MENLPPELFLRIFCLLDHHNLATAQLVCRKWKMLGSENSLWCDLFIERWGSDQATFYAPDDSKSWKHVYMVQDRCDRNGLGLKIIREGDDYYLIHQGEIQRHLGSRKSKMEEISESFNCKDDREESNLSILDKILFFIGDLESASVQVKRSRLV; from the exons ATGGAGAATTTGCCACCTGAACTTTTTCTCAGAATTTTCTGTCTCTTGGATCACCATAATCTTGCAACTGCTCAATTGG TTTGCAGAAAGTGGAAAATGTTGGGTTCAGAGAACAGTTTATGGTGTGATCTGTTCATAGAGAGATGGGGATCAGATCAAGCCACTTTTTATGCCCCTGATGATTCCAAGTCATGGAAACATGTCTATATGGTTCAAGATCGTTGTGATCGCAATGGATT GGGATTGAAGATTATTAGAGAAGGAGATGACTACTATCTTATACACCAGGGTGAAATTCAGAGACATTTAGGTTCAAGAAAATCGAAAATGGAAGAGATCTCTGAGTCGTTTAACTGTAAAGATGATAGGGAGGAATCCAATTTAAGCATCTTGGACAAGATCCTTTTCTTCATTGGGGACTTGGAATCTGCTTCTGTCCAGGTTAAACGAAGCCGGTTGGTGTAA